One genomic segment of Pseudorca crassidens isolate mPseCra1 chromosome X, mPseCra1.hap1, whole genome shotgun sequence includes these proteins:
- the TMSB15B gene encoding thymosin beta-15B yields MSDKPDLSEVEKFDKSKLKKTNTKEKNTLPSKETIQQEKECGQTS; encoded by the exons ATGAGTGATAAGCCAGACTTGTCTGAAGTGGAGAAGTTTGACAAGTCAAAACTGAAGAAAActaacactaaagaaaaaaacactcttCCCTCAAAGGAAA ctaTCCAGCAGGAGAAAGAGTGTGGTCAAACATCGTAA